The DNA segment CGGCCGATCGGCGAGACCGTCGGGCTCCTGGAGACGGCCGGGCTGGAAGTGCGGTCGGTGGAGTCGCTGCGCGAGCACTACGTGCGCACCATCGACGCCTGGCACCGCACGCTGGAAGAGCGCCGGCCCGACGTCGTACGCCTGGTCGGCGAGGAGACGGCCCGCGTGTGGCGGCTGTACCTGGTCGGCGGGTCCCTGGCCTTCCGGGAGCGCCGCATGGGCGTGGACCAGATCCTGTGCGTCCGGCCCACCATCGACGGCGACAGCGGTCTGACGGCCGCCGAGACGGCCGACTGGTACCGGAACCTGGGGTCGGCATGAGCGCGTTTCCATGGGGCGCCTTCGCGGTGAATCTCGGCTGGGCGGCGGCCTGCGCCCTGGCGGTCCTGCTCGCCACCTTCCTGCTCGCCCTGCGCAAGGGCGTGCACCGGATCGTCGACAGCGCCTGGGGAGCCGCCTTCGCCGCGGTCGCCCTGCTGACCTACGGCCTGTCGGCGGGCACCGGCGACGGGGCCCGGCGCGCGCTCGTCGTGCTGCTGACGGTCGTCTGGGGGCTGCGGCTGGCGGTGCACATCGCGTACCGCGGCCGCGGCCACGGCGAGGACCCCCGTTACGAGGACCTGCTGTCACGCGCACCGGGCAGCCGCGCCCTGTACGCCCTGCGGACGATCTACCTGCTCCAGGCCGGGCTGGTCTGGCTGGTCTCGCTGCCGGTGCAGGCGGCGGCGTACGCGCCCGGACCGCTGTCCGGCCCGGCCTGGGCCGGTACGGCGCTCTGGGCGCTCGGGATGTTCTTCGAGACCGTCGGGGACGCGCAGTTGGCCCGGTTCAAGGCCGACCCGGCGAACCGGGGCCGGATCATGGACCAGGGGCTGTGGCGGCTGACCCGGCACCCGAACTATTTCGGGGACTTCTGCGTCTGGTGGGGGCTGTTCCTGGTCGCCTGCGACGGCGGAGCCGCCCCCGCCGCCGTGTCCGTCGTCTCGCCCCTGGTCATGAGCCTGCTGCTGATCAAGGGCAGCGGAAAGCGGCTGCTGGAGCGGCGCATGGAGGGCAGGCCGGGCTGGACCGAGTACGCCGCGCGCACCAGCGGCTTCTTCCCCCTGCCGCCCCGCCGGCGCCCTTGAGCGAGCCAGGACGCGGCCCCCGGCATCGGCGAACAGGTGCCGGGGGCCGCTTTCCTGACCCCCGGCACCGCGCGCCGGCCGACGTACGCGTCGCCGGTTCAGGAGGGGAGCGCCAGCAGGCCGATGGGCGTACTGGTCGGCCGCGGCGAGCCACCGGCCGGTTCCACGGTGATTCCGACGCCCGAGGCCCCGTCCACCCCGCCCCGCATCAGCACGGTCTGACTGGCGCGGTCGGGGCTCATGAGCCCGGCCGGACGCATCGACCCGCCGACGGCGAACCACAGCTGGTAGACCTTGCCCCGGGGCGGCTCGGCCATGTCCGAGGTCACGAACACGGCCCGGTCACGCCGGGCCGAGACCACCACGGTGCCCGTACCGCCCGCCACCCGCGCCGAACGTGTCTTCGCGTCCGGTGCGGCCAGCACCCCCGCGATCTCCTCCGCGTGCCGTTCGGCCGCGGCCGCCTGATGCCGGGCGTCCTGGGCACGCTCGTACTGCCATACGGCGGTCCCGCCGAACGCGGCCGCGACGGCCACGCTGGCGGCCAGCGCCCAGCGGGTGAGCCGCCGTCCACGCTGTACGCCGCGGCGTACCCGCTCCGCGGGCGCGGCGCCGGGCGGCACCTGCCGCACGGTGGTGATGCGGGTGAGGACCTGCTGCCGCATCACCGGGCGCGGGCGCACCGTGGCGGCCAGGGCCAGGCGTCCGGCGGTGGCCGTGAACTCCGCGACCTCCTGCGCGCAGGCGGCGCACGCGGCCAGATGATGCTCGAAGGCGGTACGTTCCTCACCTTCCAGCGCGTGTACCGCGTAGGCGCCGGTCAGGGCATGCGGATCGGTCGTGGTCATGCGGTCACCCCCAGGCAGTCGCGGAGCCGGATGAGTCCGTCGCGCAGGCGGGTCTTCACCGTGCCGAGCGGCAACGCGAGTGCTTCGGCGACCTCACGGTAGGTCAGGCCGCGGTAGTACGCCAGAGTGACCGACTGGCGCTGGAGCTCGGTCAGGGTGCGCAGGCAGCGCCGCACCTGCTCCTGCTCCAGCCGGCTCTCGACCTGTTCGGTCACCTCGTCGTAGGCGGGCTGGTGTTCGAGGAGAGCGACCTTGGTGTCACGGGCCGCGGCCGCTTCCACCGACCGGACCCGGTCCACGGCCCGCCGGTGGGCGAGGGTGAGGATCCAGTTGATGGCACTGCCGCGCTCGGGCTGGTAGCGCGGGGCCGTGCGCCACACCTCCACCAGCACGTCCTGCGCCACCTCCTCCGACTGCGCCTGATCGCGCAGGACCGCCCGGGCGACCCCGAGGACGGAGCCGGCGACGATGTCGTAGACCGCCGCGAAAGCCTCATGGTCCCCCAGCGCCACCTCGTGCAGCAGGCGTTGCAGATCGGGTTTCCCTGAGGGGTTGGTGCTGATATGTACTGGTTCTTTCACCGTGGCTCTCTCTCGTGGCCGTCGCAGAACGGAACGTCACGTGTAATCCGGGGCCACGCGAGCTGCGGATTGCTCCCGTGCGAAAGTGTGGACGACAGAGACCCTCTCATGATCCGCATGACATCGGGACCGGCTTCCGGAACGCTCCCCCTGGTCGCCATCGTGGCGCGATACCCGGGGTCGTGGCGTGGGAGGGGATCGCCTCCCGGTTGCCGCACACATCCTCACCGAGGCCGAGCGCCCGGGCTGCACACCGTGCGCTCGGCGGCACGACCCAGCGCACGGAGACCTCGGCGCCCACCCGCCGCCGACGCCGAGACGGCAGAGGGCCCCGCTGCGCGGCCGCGGCCACCACGCTATCCGGCCAGGTCCGATGCCTTTGTGCCATTCGCCGGCAACCCGCCCCCACGTCGTCGGGGCGCCGCTACACAAGAACCCTGCGACGGCGTTGTGGAGCGGGGGAGTGATGGCGGCACGTCGGCGGCGCCGGCGCTTGCGGAAGCGGACGCGCGATCGGCTGTGGGCTTGGGGTGCGGTGGCGGTGGTGGCCGCCGGGGTGTGGGTGGCCGGGCACTGGTCGCTGGTGTGGCCCGTCCTGGTGGCCGTGCTCGCCGCGGCCCTGGCGGGCGGCGTCGGCTGGATGCTGCTGCGCTCGCACCGGCTCGCGGTAGGCCGGGACCGCGTGTGGCGGGCGCAGGAGGAGGCCAGGGCGCGGGAGTTGTCGATGGCGGAGGTCGACGCGCTGTCGTGGCAGGAGTTCGAGCGGTACGTCGCCGATCTGTGCCGGCGGGACGGC comes from the Streptomyces sp. SUK 48 genome and includes:
- a CDS encoding DUF1295 domain-containing protein, giving the protein MSAFPWGAFAVNLGWAAACALAVLLATFLLALRKGVHRIVDSAWGAAFAAVALLTYGLSAGTGDGARRALVVLLTVVWGLRLAVHIAYRGRGHGEDPRYEDLLSRAPGSRALYALRTIYLLQAGLVWLVSLPVQAAAYAPGPLSGPAWAGTALWALGMFFETVGDAQLARFKADPANRGRIMDQGLWRLTRHPNYFGDFCVWWGLFLVACDGGAAPAAVSVVSPLVMSLLLIKGSGKRLLERRMEGRPGWTEYAARTSGFFPLPPRRRP
- a CDS encoding anti-sigma factor; its protein translation is MTTTDPHALTGAYAVHALEGEERTAFEHHLAACAACAQEVAEFTATAGRLALAATVRPRPVMRQQVLTRITTVRQVPPGAAPAERVRRGVQRGRRLTRWALAASVAVAAAFGGTAVWQYERAQDARHQAAAAERHAEEIAGVLAAPDAKTRSARVAGGTGTVVVSARRDRAVFVTSDMAEPPRGKVYQLWFAVGGSMRPAGLMSPDRASQTVLMRGGVDGASGVGITVEPAGGSPRPTSTPIGLLALPS
- a CDS encoding sigma-70 family RNA polymerase sigma factor produces the protein MKEPVHISTNPSGKPDLQRLLHEVALGDHEAFAAVYDIVAGSVLGVARAVLRDQAQSEEVAQDVLVEVWRTAPRYQPERGSAINWILTLAHRRAVDRVRSVEAAAARDTKVALLEHQPAYDEVTEQVESRLEQEQVRRCLRTLTELQRQSVTLAYYRGLTYREVAEALALPLGTVKTRLRDGLIRLRDCLGVTA